A window from Primulina huaijiensis isolate GDHJ02 chromosome 13, ASM1229523v2, whole genome shotgun sequence encodes these proteins:
- the LOC140991486 gene encoding uncharacterized protein isoform X1: protein MPRPGPRPYECVKRTWHSDRHQPLRGLIIQQIFSRLVHENHCGATKKNREWLEKLPIVVLKSEEIMYSKANSEAEYSNLETLWDRANEAIDTIIRKEESTETGGLLPPCVEAALNLGCVPVRASRSQRNNNPRSYLRARNQESFDLSPNVSNENTTEHHSIQIPPPTANISMFKKPPNVDSPRLVSESNKCLTLDTNERIASFEKLPGIGNSWCTVPGPNNVVNIGSVYPLCYGNFKPESSQLGFQEPQKSDAIIFGVPIFSSVAKPAEIGGLQNLFPYAADSGITRGSLQSDPKDNKAKEPQIGCDLSLRLGWFSGSNSSRENFHGCGTDSVVCRVSQVEDRPNFKEFHFFPVESASAYDPSMQSRGNWNYEVRNGEEVSRKRKLPVSGDAFWSQDYISIQFDGQMKRPGL, encoded by the exons ATGCCTAGGCCTGGTCCAAGACCGTATGAGTGTGTGAAAAGGACTTGGCATAGCGACAGACACCAACCCTTGAGAGGATTGATTATCCAACAGATTTTCAG CAGGCTTGTACATGAAAATCACTGTGGTGCAACCAAGAAAAATAGAGAATGGCTGGAGAAGCTGCCTATCGTGGTCTTGAAATCAGAGGAGATTATGTACTCAAAAGCCAATTCTGAA GCTGAGTATTCTAATCTTGAAACGCTCTGGGACCGGGCTAATGAAGCCATTGATACGATCATTAGGAAAGAAGAGAGTACAGAGACTGGAGGGCTTTTGCCTCCTTGTGTTGAAG CTGCACTTAATTTGGGATGTGTTCCGGTAAGAGCATCGAGAAGCCAAAGGAACAATAACCCGAGATCTTACCTCCGAGCAAGAAACCAAGAATCATTTGACTTGTCTCCGAATGTTTCAAATGAGAATACCACTGAACACCATTCTATACAGATACCTCCACCGACAGCCAATATCTCAATGTTCAAGAAACCGCCTAATGTAGATTCTCCGCGTTTAGTTTCGGAGTCTAACAAGTGTCTAACTTTAGATACTAATGAACGAATTGCTTCTTTTGAAAAACTTCCTGGTATCGGGAATAGTTGGTGTACTGTACCGGGACCTAACAATGTGGTCAACATCGGTTCTGTATATCCCTTATGCTATGGTAACTTCAAACCAGAATCTTCTCAGTTAGGCTTCCAAGAACCCCAAAAATCTGATGCTATTATCTTTGGCGTTCCTATTTTTTCTTCGGTTGCTAAACCTGCTGAAATCGGAGGCTTGCAAAATCTATTCCCTTATGCTGCAGATTCAGGCATTACTCGAGGAAGTTTGCAATCAGATCCAAAGGACAACAAGGCAAAGGAACCTCAAATAGGTTGTGACTTGTCCCTGAGATTGGGTTGGTTTTCAGGGTCAAACTCGAGCAGGGAAAACTTTCATGGTTGTGGAACCGATAGTGTTGTTTGTAGAGTTTCTCAGGTTGAAGACCGGCCCAACTTCAAGGAGTTCCATTTCTTTCCTGTAGAATCTGCCTCGGCCTATGATCCATCCATGCAAAGTAGAGGTAATTGGAATTACGAGGTTCGGAATGGGGAAGAAGTTTCTAGAAAGCGTAAGCTACCTGTTAGTGGAGATGCATTCTGGTCACAGGATTATATTTCTATCCAGTTTGATGGTCAAATGAAAAGACCAGGCTTGTAG
- the LOC140991294 gene encoding expansin-B6-like, protein MVIVALLMFINQHCFCLSPGSSNSSVADGFAPAVATWYGSATGPGSGAACGFADDVASAPYNGYTAAGNNNLFKSGKGCGSCYQVRCSKHPSCSGSPITLTITNECPGDCNNVPYHFDLGGKAFGLLAKQGQDDALRKAGIIDIEYQRVPCSYKSNIVFKIDEGSNPNFLAFAMEYINGDGDIGAVELFPSNSKEITMEQSWGATWKAGIPVGVKGPYSVKITTIKSRKSVVAQNVIPADWAPRKYYYSSVNIRSF, encoded by the exons ATGGTAATTGTGGCACTTTTAATGTTTATAAACCAACATTGCTTTTGTCTGAGTCCGGGATCATCGAACTCGTCTGTCGCTGATGGTTTCGCCCCTGCTGTAGCAACATGGTATGGGAGCGCGACGGGACCAGGAAGTG GTGCAGCTTGTGGATTTGCAGATGACGTAGCAAGTGCGCCATACAACGGTTATACAGCTGCAGGAAACAACAATCTATTTAAATCAGGAAAAGGTTGTGGGAGTTGTTACCAG GTGAGATGCAGCAAACATCCTTCTTGCTCAGGTTCTCCAATAACTTTAACCATCACCAATGAGTGTCCCGGTGACTGCAATAATGTCCCTTATCATTTTGATTTGGGTGGAAAAGCTTTCGGGTTGTTAGCAAAACAAGGGCAAGACGACGCATTGAGAAAAGCTGGAATAATCGACATCGAATATCAAAG GGTTCCATGCAGCTATAAATCAAACATAGTATTCAAAATTGACGAGGGTTCCAACCCTAATTTTCTAGCATTTGCAATGGAGTATATCAATGGTGATGGAGACATCGGTGCTGTAGAGTTGTTCCCTTCGAATTCGAAAGAGATAACCATGGAACAATCATGGGGTGCCACATGGAAAGCAGGAATACCAGTGGGAGTAAAAGGTCCTTATTCGGTGAAGATAACTACTattaaatcaagaaaatcaGTGGTTGCCCAAAATGTGATTCCTGCTGATTGGGCTCCTCGGAAATACTATTATTCAAGTGTTAATATCCGAAGCTTCTGA
- the LOC140991486 gene encoding uncharacterized protein isoform X2, with protein MPRPGPRPYECVKRTWHSDRHQPLRGLIIQQIFRLVHENHCGATKKNREWLEKLPIVVLKSEEIMYSKANSEAEYSNLETLWDRANEAIDTIIRKEESTETGGLLPPCVEAALNLGCVPVRASRSQRNNNPRSYLRARNQESFDLSPNVSNENTTEHHSIQIPPPTANISMFKKPPNVDSPRLVSESNKCLTLDTNERIASFEKLPGIGNSWCTVPGPNNVVNIGSVYPLCYGNFKPESSQLGFQEPQKSDAIIFGVPIFSSVAKPAEIGGLQNLFPYAADSGITRGSLQSDPKDNKAKEPQIGCDLSLRLGWFSGSNSSRENFHGCGTDSVVCRVSQVEDRPNFKEFHFFPVESASAYDPSMQSRGNWNYEVRNGEEVSRKRKLPVSGDAFWSQDYISIQFDGQMKRPGL; from the exons ATGCCTAGGCCTGGTCCAAGACCGTATGAGTGTGTGAAAAGGACTTGGCATAGCGACAGACACCAACCCTTGAGAGGATTGATTATCCAACAGATTTTCAG GCTTGTACATGAAAATCACTGTGGTGCAACCAAGAAAAATAGAGAATGGCTGGAGAAGCTGCCTATCGTGGTCTTGAAATCAGAGGAGATTATGTACTCAAAAGCCAATTCTGAA GCTGAGTATTCTAATCTTGAAACGCTCTGGGACCGGGCTAATGAAGCCATTGATACGATCATTAGGAAAGAAGAGAGTACAGAGACTGGAGGGCTTTTGCCTCCTTGTGTTGAAG CTGCACTTAATTTGGGATGTGTTCCGGTAAGAGCATCGAGAAGCCAAAGGAACAATAACCCGAGATCTTACCTCCGAGCAAGAAACCAAGAATCATTTGACTTGTCTCCGAATGTTTCAAATGAGAATACCACTGAACACCATTCTATACAGATACCTCCACCGACAGCCAATATCTCAATGTTCAAGAAACCGCCTAATGTAGATTCTCCGCGTTTAGTTTCGGAGTCTAACAAGTGTCTAACTTTAGATACTAATGAACGAATTGCTTCTTTTGAAAAACTTCCTGGTATCGGGAATAGTTGGTGTACTGTACCGGGACCTAACAATGTGGTCAACATCGGTTCTGTATATCCCTTATGCTATGGTAACTTCAAACCAGAATCTTCTCAGTTAGGCTTCCAAGAACCCCAAAAATCTGATGCTATTATCTTTGGCGTTCCTATTTTTTCTTCGGTTGCTAAACCTGCTGAAATCGGAGGCTTGCAAAATCTATTCCCTTATGCTGCAGATTCAGGCATTACTCGAGGAAGTTTGCAATCAGATCCAAAGGACAACAAGGCAAAGGAACCTCAAATAGGTTGTGACTTGTCCCTGAGATTGGGTTGGTTTTCAGGGTCAAACTCGAGCAGGGAAAACTTTCATGGTTGTGGAACCGATAGTGTTGTTTGTAGAGTTTCTCAGGTTGAAGACCGGCCCAACTTCAAGGAGTTCCATTTCTTTCCTGTAGAATCTGCCTCGGCCTATGATCCATCCATGCAAAGTAGAGGTAATTGGAATTACGAGGTTCGGAATGGGGAAGAAGTTTCTAGAAAGCGTAAGCTACCTGTTAGTGGAGATGCATTCTGGTCACAGGATTATATTTCTATCCAGTTTGATGGTCAAATGAAAAGACCAGGCTTGTAG